GTAGCCTAGTAGTACTAGGCTGCTAAGTCGGaattatatttcaatattttctttcattaacttttaacttttactCCAACTAAGGCAACTAAATTCTGACAGCTGTAATCACAAAAAAGTTGCACCTTCAGTTACTCATTAGTGTCACTTTATGGTTGTATGGTTGTATGGTTGTCAAGTTatacaaataaatgaaatacTTGACTCACTGTATGAGCATAGATTTGTTACCAGATACGCTATTGGCTAAGAATATTCTAACGAGCTAATTGAAGCCACAATGAGTATTCAAAGGTTCTTCAACATTGGTGCCCAAATCAATGATTTAGAATTAAGTTGGAATGATTAGGTTGTCACtatttttttgtaactttgAATTCAACTCTAACTCTGTGAGTCTGTGGGGGCTGCTGCTACTGCTCTCTCTAATTAAGGATATAAGTTAACTCACTAGGAATTATTTTCCTCCAACAAGACTGGTATGGTTTGATTTTTTTATGAATTCATTTTAGATAATGATATCCTTGATGAAGAAGTGATACCTGACTTGCAACCAGAGCAGCTTCAGCAGCTTGGTGTTGGGTGAGTTGTCTTTGTTTGGTCTGATAGACTACGCGATCATGGTATTCATGTCTATGTTATAACCTCCGCCAGTTGGTTGTTCAAATCACAGGCCGGCCAACGTGTTCGGTAGCGCTCGGGCGGTGGTGCTCGGGCGAGCACCACCGTCCGAGCGTTACCAAACACCTTGGCCGGCCTGTGGTTCAAATAGAAATTAGGCCTACTTGCAACTCAGCTTCTTTTTGCCAAGGAGTTCTTATTGCCAAGGAGTACAAAAATACTGTCTAGGCGAAGAACAAAGatcaactacattacctcccCAAATGGATTAGTTGATAGCTAGggtttgcaatttgttttagGCTTTAGCAATGTCAATCATTTTTGTTCGCCATTTTAACTTGTATGACAGGAAGAATTAAGAATTGGCTAAGAATTGCTTATGATTGCATTGCGTTACGTTTTTATGTGGATCCAAAAAGACATTCTGAAATGGCCAGTTTTGGATTTACATTTACCTATGCTGTAAACTTTACTAGTAAGTATTACTATGGCATTATGTTAAGTATGTGAACTTTCCTTATAGCTCTCTGGGGAAATGTATGAAATACCTACGAAGACTCAAAGAGCTTGTCAAAAGTGTtcaaaaggtaaattttacgttcttcttttagcaaaatttaGCTTGATTATTGTTGAGTATAATAGTTTTATGCATATCATTTATATCGGAGGCGCCTCTATTATTGGTCTTTGCATTTTCAgaataacttaccaagtgctGCCCCCTCTGTTGCGCTTACACTACCAACACCTAATGAAACTGCTTCAACACTCGGCGCTGCGGTCGCATCACCACCTGCTTCCATGCCGGCCACACCTAGACCTGTGGTTACCACACCTAGACCTGTGGTTACCACACCTAGACCTGCGGTTTCAACACCTTCCTCTGCTGTTTCCGCTATTTCAGGATCACCTGCCGCCGAACCTATTGCTTCAGCCTCTGCCACTGCTGAGGCGACTGTTTCAACACCCTCTAGCTCTCCATTGTTTATGCGAGTGAGTAACAGCAATATACTGTAAAttatgttgttgttgttgctgttgttaatatttattgaggttagctagagaaaataaatCCTGTCGACCTGTCTAAATTCGTTGGCTGTTCTTTGGCTGTCGATAATGTTGAATTGATTGCACAACTTAAatttgtaatgtaaatttttacgTACATTAGACCTGCTAAGTATGGTGCTGTTTGAATTGTTGAATCTTAGTAGGTTAGCCTTGATTGAAAGCGCTTGTAATGGGCAACTCTTGGTAGTCACACTTTATCGTTCGAGCAGACACTATGCATTTTACACTGCAGTATTTTCTGTCTATGAGAAAAACTCCGCCTTAGGCAATTAATTAAGTAATTTGCCTTAAAAGTTAATATACACTATGGCTTTTCCCTATAGTAAGTAAGAActcagttttattgttttataggAGCTCAATGTACCTCAATTTACTGGACGAGAGACCAGGAAAATGGTTGTACAGGCGATTGGGGAAGCTAATTGGTCCCATAGTCACAGCAGACCCAACTACGATAGTGTGGTACTAAAAGTCCTGAGGCAATTTCCAGATAAGAGTGACATCTTCAAAGACGCTAGCTATACCGAAGATAAGGATTGCTAcgtgagttttttttataatcgtGAATAGGTCTACTTACTACCGGGCATGTAGCCTACTGTCCTGCAGATTCATTTAGCAATACTTGGCATTGGCGTGCAGCTTTCCACAATTTATTATACAGAAACTTACATCATATCCGTTATCCATCAAGGGTTATTTCGTGTATGTAGAAATTTTCTAAGCATTTGACCCTCtcagggagggagagagatacCTAATGCTTGTTAAATACCTgtcggagttgtctactctgtcatttattttcatgcattcactaTGAATGTTAATATGGGCTATTGAGtgatattttcatatttattatgaGAAGTGTAATAAGTGATCCAGAAAATGTAAGCCCTTCCGTTGATATTTATGCAACTGAAACTGAAATGATTGAGCTTCTAATTGTTGTTTGGGGAGGCATAGCTTCATTTCAGCTTTATATTAGGAATGAAGGGTTAGCTTTATTTTTTTACTATCATAGTAAACGCTATGAGCCAGTGTAATCTAGCGTTGATTTGCATAACCACCATTGCAAGAGTCCAAAGCTgggtaaactttaaatttgtttcAAGATGATTGGAAAATATTCTGTCTGATGGACTAGAACTGAGCAACTCTCTCTGGTTTTCATGCTAGCTAATCTATACacatatgatatttttatactcCCTTTTTAGTTTTGTAATCGTACTATTTTTTTGCGCATCTATAGTTTATCAGGATCTACATTCTTTGCTTGTAGAAGGTTTTCAAAAGACAGTTATCTTGCAGCGTAAGAAACAAAAGAAGCTACTATgcgaaaaaacaaaaactcgaTCAAGAACCTGCTGCTTCGGTCACCGGGTTCGTATTTTACTTGTTAATTCTCCTCTTTATTGTTGacgtcataaaaataatttaaaatttaccgTTTGAGATGAATAGTCAATCAGAATCGCAATTTATATTGACGTCTTAGGTTTTGATGATAAgcattataatattgtatgtttatgtatgttataagcattataatatgttttttatGTATGTTATGCTTTTGATCTTTGTTTGAAGTGAATCATTGTAATCTATTATCCGCACATCCCCCTCCCTTTGCAATGACAAATAGACATCTCAATGTTTCATAAGATTTCTACTCATATAACTCATAAAAATGCGACAAACACTTTGTCTTCTGTAGCCATAATTTTCATCTTTTAATTTCTTACAGGGATATAGTGGTGAGGGCAGAGGCACTAGTGGTTTCTCCGAGCAAGGAAAAGAGGAATTTGTGGGTTCAAAATCTTGACACAATTCCACAGGTAAGGTAGCATAGTTTACTCAATAAGAGTATCAGGGGCTAGCGGTAGATAAAAATTTGTGATCCTCATTGTCTGCGTTGGAGTTACCCCCACTATAAAATAAGATCGAAGTAGCCGCTTATAGTGGGTGCAACTCCAACGCAGACAATGAGGATCACAAATTTGATCTAGGCTAGTGGTACTAATTTATAACCAACATCTTGTGTTGCTTTCAGTAGATCTCTTAGGTGTGTGCAGCTTGCTTTattgtgtttttaaaatatatgagGGAGTCTTGATTATGCAACAGCCTTTCGAGCGCCTTTTGTTTCATCCGCTAAATGTttcaagtaatttttgttgtGGTATTACCATTCTTGTTATACATCATTGTTGCTAATGATCGGGCTCCACTTTGTCGCCGCCAAAATCGCTtctaaattaaagatttgcttaTATTTCTAATGGCAGCATTCACTGACAGTCGCGTTtcgaataatattataatgaggCATGGAGTGTCAGTGTCACGTCTTTTAGGGTTCCACTTCTTTGAAAAGGTGGACATTTTTCTAACAATCTATTATGTAACCAGTTATATACTCCCTGATGGCACGGCTAAACTTGATTATTGttgaaatttttatggtaacttTTCACCCTTTATAGCAAGTTGAATAAAATTTGTAGTTTTCGTTGATGATGCCCTAACTTTAACCACAGTAAACTATAAGAACTCTATAATCAGTCTTCATATTGCAGAGTGCGGTAAAGGAGATGCTTCGTCCATCATTGTCTATTAGGAAAGAGGCTTTTAAGAACATGAAAGATGGTTGGAGTGGCATGGTTGTTGAGTGGCCAATTTATGGACAGGAGGCTTTTGTAAGTATTACTCTCCAAAATAACATGAACTTTCAAAATTTTGCCCATTCTCCCAGTATCCTATTTTGAGCCCAGGTCTCACGTAGTGTTTTAGTGGATTGAtattaaaaagctacaagcgAAGTCTTTGCAATACAACCTGCACCGAATACCAATTTGCATGAGCTGAAGATGGCTACCTACTTCCAAAGcacaattttaaataaacttgacTAGACTCGTCACTCTTTATAGTTTCTCAAAGAATAATGTCTTAGTCTTGGGATTAACTGAAactttaaatgttatatattattggaGACCGAGTTGAACTGAAATTCATTGCAAGGGGAAAATTCCAGTTAGTTTCTCTCTATGGAGGGAATTTATAATATGTGCACagtaatttatagtttaaacgATGGATGACTTGCCGGATTATGGTCAATTTCGGCAGTTGCCTGTCCTATCTGGCCACTGGATTAAACGATtgccaagtttttatttagcaCTATTCTGGCGCAGCATTGAACGTAATCCTACCACTGAGCAGACTTACTGCCTATCTATTAGGAGTTTTCTTCTCCATAATCAGAGGATAACTTTATGGTCTTCTAAAAAATCTTCAGCACTCTACTCCCAAATATGTCTTTGGCATAGACTTTGAACTATGTTTTCACTGAAAATGTATGGCATACCTTCTCTAAGTCAGAATTCCTAGCCTGTTTTCTTAGTAATAAGCAATTTCTGAAAATTTATGAGCAAAAAGTTATGAAGTCTAGATTTGTTggctattttttaaaaataaatatgtttgggCCCAAAATCAAAGGAATAAATTTCAAGAAAGAGTAaggtattgttttactattatgTATTCCACTCCAACTTGCCCATGTGCATAAACCATTATTGTTAGTATgtgttttctataaaattgtAGTTTGGGCTTGTAACATATTCCTGCTGGTAGGACAGTGTTTAATCTAAGGTGGAATAGGGAGAGGGTTAGCCGGAAAACACGACAGCCTTGCCGTGTTTTCCGGCAAAGAGATAATCCTGCACCTCTAGCATTATACAGGCAAATTATGGCAAATCACAGTCAGGGATGTGATTCATAagctaaaaagtttattttaagctATTTTGTATTAGCTCCGAACGCTGGCTTACTGTACGCTATTCATTGCCTTCACCATTTAAGTATACCTTAGGTGGTATTTTTATCTATCCACTTCAgtatataaacacatttatttcataattttatgATTGAAATGCTGCCTCGGGCTTTTGCTCAAAGTACTTTGTCAACGACTTCCGTCAGCAAGCTAAAATGAATTTTGGAAATCACATGCCTGCTAGTTATCCATCGTTTAAACTACACATATAAGACAACTCACATTTCTAGCTTCGATTTCATTCATCTGACCCTATGCGTTTAGGTTTTTACATTGTAATTATTACTATCTAAGTAGGCTTCAGCATAAttgaatttctaaaaaaatttcgGCGTTGTGGTCAGGTCAGATATGTGTTTCTGACTGGACATCTATCTGACCACAGCTTTTAAAAATTCACCACCAAAGTtttttgattatataaataatattgtcaaCTCGTATTAAGTTTGTTAAAGGTCTATATCGTTGAGGGCTTAGAATTACTTCATGTAAGAGCAGTAAAGTGGTTCATTGAGGGTCATAACTAGTTTTTATTTACGGGCAAGTCGACTGAATGTCGATATTTCTTGAATTCTATAGATTTGCTACAGGAAGAATATTGAAGATAAATGTTTGTACTTTATTTCTCGCTTGCTAAAATGTCTTCTTCTTTCAAATTAGCGTCGATATTTTGAAGttgcttatttttttattgcttgttAGCTTATACCTGAGCTTGAGCTCCTTCTGAATCGGGACTTGGATTTGGACGCGTTGGGAAAGCGAGCAGAGGATTTGTTCATGGCTGCATGTCCAAAAGAGACTAATCGTAAGTGTATTtattatcttcaaatttacGTACTTTCTTTGCAGAACAATATGTTACTTTATGCGCTAGCAACGGCTCAATTATCAAAATAATATCAACCGCCAAAATGATATAATTCGGAGTCGGGTGCCCATGATTTTAGTCAGTATTACTGGCTTTTTACCTCACGATAATAGTAATCTACGGAGTTTGTCTCACCCTATTTTCCATTCCAATGCTTTACATGTGCAGCAGCTTAAACAAGAACTAGTCTCTATTGTTGGAGGTCTTACCTGGTAGTGTGTAgtgaaaaaaagtttaaatataacaaaaatactttgtttgCAGCGAATGATTCTGGATTTGAGAAACTGGTGATCGTGATTGGAAAGCGCCTTGGAGACAAAAAGATGCTGGCCGAAACACCCGAACACAAAGTGAGTGGATTTCTTAGTTCGGTAACTtattaacgtcatacattaggctgactattggttcgcaactccaacttagcgtgttagaggttattaggatgtttatacaggaatgttgttaacgtcataaaTTAGGCtgactattggttcgcaactccaactcagcgtgttagaggttattaggatgtttctatataggaatgttgttaacgtcatacattagcccgtctattggttcgcaactccaacttagcgtgttagaggttattaggatgtttctataggaatgttgttaacgtcatacattagcccgtctatgggttcgcaactccaacttagcgtgttagaggttattaggatgtttctataggaatgttgttaacgtcatacattagcccgtctattggttcgcaactccaacttagcgtgttagaggttattaggatgtttctataggaatgttgttaacgtcatacattagcccgtctatgggttcgcaactccaactcagcgtgttagaggttattaggatgtttctataggaatgttgttgatgtcatacattagcccggctatgggttcgcaactccaactcagcgtgttagaggttattaggatgtttctataggcaTGTTGTTGACGTCATAAATTGGCTGGACTGGTTTCGGCTCCAATCTGACTTACTTTTTACTGTTTTAGGTAAGCCATTCTCTTCCCCACCTCAAATTTGGGAAACTCTGTGTGGATGGGGAAAAGTTAAGCGTTAGTGAGGACCCTCTCGTCCTGCTAAAACTTCTGGCAGTATTTTACATTGGGGACATCGAGTTTGGCGACGCCAAGAAGTTTGGCCAGCTGCTGGAGTTTACCTTCTTGGGCTCCAGCACCGTGAGAAAGGGAAGCAAGTATTTGTCTGTCGAcaaatttatggaaaaaatgaaGCGGGTGAGTACCTAATGACTCAGCTATGCTAGTTTTATATCTGTCGAAAAACTAAGTAGGATTCGAATGAATTTCTATGGTAGCAATTTATCATATAATTCATGAGAAGAGAACTCCAAAATGTAACTTTTGGCGCAAAAAACGATTTCAACCAGTTGTAAAATCATTGAAACTAAAATTTCCGAGAACACTCATATCCTAAACTCATTGGTCGAGCTTTTTGCCGTCTTCCTAGTCTTATTTTTAACGTTTATTTTTCATGTTGGAATTATCATAAATcatagaaacattttttttctcttttgcagGAAAGCCGAGCCGACGATGAGTAGGCGAAGAAAAGCAAGTGCCGGCAAAGCCTGGAACGCTATAAGTCTAAAACATAACAACAAAATTCATAGAACACAATTCACACGAAATAGTAACCTTTCCAATCCAGTATGCCAAAGTGACACCACTTTTAGAGCGAATTATTTACGtgatttggggtttgggcttacTCAATGGATTTTATGGAATCGTGCTCTCTTTTATATTATTGtagatagttttttttaattattattctaaatcgatcttgatcaaacagatgctgtgtgtttttcgagttatttagtgcttttattaaatggtgtgtgtgtttttcgagttatttagtgcttttattaaatgctgtgtgtgtttttcgagttatttagtgcttttattaaatgttaataataaattatatatactcgCTGTTTAAAAATATCCTTGGCTGAAAAAAACGCAGAGCTGTTTGTAAAGTGATTAAACTTGTAAACACTTGCTGCGTTCAAATTTGACCCTAAAATATAATGCGCCAAGCGTGTAAAACCAGGTTGCAATGCTAAATGCACTCAGCGTGTGAAAATCGTCTTCGTATAGAAAACTCAGTCAATGTTTAAAAACTGCAATTTTTAAACGCTAAGTGCGtacatattttggttttatgattaatgcagtgtgaATAGAAATTGCCTTGAAAAATGACCATCAGCAGTGCGTTAATTTTTAGTTGCACATCGCATAAAACGATGAATAGAAGTGTGTTTTTATTGAATGAATAGCGCATGGACATTGCATAATTTTCGAGTGTGTAGTTTTTCAGGTGCATTGAAAAATGACCATCTGAGGTGATTGAATACTGCATAGATTTTTTTTACAGTGTAGGAAATAAAATGATTCACGACTGTGATTTATCatcttaaaaaaattagtaaaccTTTTAAAATCATTAGTCTGATCTTTTTGTTATCTTCatatatattttcttgtttaagtTATATAGAAATTCctttcatatatatttatggagAGCCCTTGTGTATATTTCATAGAGATTCCTTGCATACATTGACATAGAAATACATTGTGTATATTTCCATATAAATATGTGCTTTGTGTATATTCCATAGGTATACCTTGTGtttattttcatagatattctttgtttcaaataaaatatttgacataAGATGCAACCATGCAGAAAGTAGCCTTACATTTATGATAAAGGGAATTGTGGGGTTTACTTTGAGCAAGCCCAGAACTAATACTGCTCAGGTTTTAGGTCATGTACATTTATTAAGGTTGTCTAGATGCTCATCACCAAATTTGACAAGAAAAGACTCATTGCTGCCATTTTGAGAAGACGGAGATTAACATTACAACCATTGAAACCAAATTTTGAATAAGTTAATATTCTTATAAAGTCatcataaatatatgtttaaatgttattgtattgttattgtattaaaccaacATTTGAATTATAGTACTTGTTATTCTTTTCGATGTCATGGGTTCAGGTTAACCTGGATGTTTGACAACTGTCTTGACCAATTATAACTTTAAACCAAATTATTCAAGTTTGAAGGTTGAACTTATCATCAGAGCCATAACAAATAAACTGTTTGATGTTATTGAGTGATATTGATTGTTAGTGTGATGCTTACATTTCCGTTCATAAACAAGTTAGCCACAGACATTAGCATGTGGCTGCCAATTGAGAGATGTAAGCAGGAATAATGTGACTAGCTACTATATCTGGTAAAATTCAAAAGTAGAATTTGCATACAGTGCCTGTTTATGTATTTACGAAAGTTTAACAAAGGCTAACATTAGTGCAATAGTAAAGAGTTTTTGATAATAAGTAGTACATTAGCCATACAATGTTGGCTATTCTACTATGATTATTGGCTGAGATTATTAACAACTTATGAAATTGTGCAGGAGATCATACAAAGGTTCTCTTATACTGAGCAAAAAGCACATCTGTGGAGTGCACTCTAATGGTATAAAcgcactaggcgatatttagagcgataccgcgctgcgtggcgctaatctgcgctagaattcacccagcgtgctcatccagagcgataacgttagactttctctgcacaaccttatcgctagcgagatgcatttcgattggttagattttaccagaatgcaattttatggcgggtaattattttttatcgaTTTTCACCAACGTACATCTGCGAcgatttgctattttgttaatattgaagcatcttcagaacgagcactgaattgttcataaatttaataatagcagtCCCAGTCATGTGcatcataacaaacaaaaattgcaaaaaatccaagttgaaaaccaacatttggagtcaatcgttgcgcaggttgaccatcctgagaacggtaaatatttaatactttaggcctaaatataaaaaaccactacaaaataaaatatgtataaaaatagtaaaaaatatcaCAGTGAAAAATGCAACAATCGTTTTTTttatgtctccttgtagtgtaagcagtgtacaatccgtaaaagtgagataggtttaataacaaatgcataagttgtttacgttgtcgccttgacggcgccatattgactgacctaaatttattacCAACTCTGAAGAAACTcatgatacggaattttattggcagtttttGGGCGTGCCCCttatatcgcttgctagtgaatcACTCAAGTGGgtttatgcacacgctagcAATATCTCCACCCTTTTCATGATGCTCGCGATAAAATTGCCTAGCAACAAATGGAGCCCCTGCTATGATTGGTCATGACAATGGTTTCAGTAGTTTGCAAATGGAGGAGCTCAGGAAAGTTGGGATGAATCCACTTCCTTTACAACTCAACTGCATGCTACCGCAAAACCTGGCTTCTATAAGCTGGCTAGCTTCCATCTTTGATAATACAACATGGTTCAGTTTCATAGCCTTATAAGGCTATGAAACTGAACCATGTTGTATTATCAAAGATGTTGTCATCAATTTGCCACAGAAAGTGTTGAGTCATTGTCAGTTTCGCAAGTTATTGGATGATATATCGAATCAGAATTTGTGGATGTTCCATATTTTGCTAATTACTCTAGCTATTAAAGAGAAATAAGGTATTTCAAGCTTTCAACCTGCAAACTGGCATGATAGAATTTTATagattgaaaaagaaaaaaactgctTGAGTTTTATGACTTTCAATTCTTGGATAA
The sequence above is drawn from the Watersipora subatra chromosome 5, tzWatSuba1.1, whole genome shotgun sequence genome and encodes:
- the LOC137396324 gene encoding uncharacterized protein isoform X3, with the protein product MKYLRRLKELVKSVQKNNLPSAAPSVALTLPTPNETASTLGAAVASPPASMPATPRPVVTTPRPVVTTPRPAVSTPSSAVSAISGSPAAEPIASASATAEATVSTPSSSPLFMRELNVPQFTGRETRKMVVQAIGEANWSHSHSRPNYDSVVLKVLRQFPDKSDIFKDASYTEDKDCYKVFKRQLSCSVRNKRSYYAKKQKLDQEPAASVTGDIVVRAEALVVSPSKEKRNLWVQNLDTIPQSAVKEMLRPSLSIRKEAFKNMKDGWSGMVVEWPIYGQEAFLIPELELLLNRDLDLDALGKRAEDLFMAACPKETNPNDSGFEKLVIVIGKRLGDKKMLAETPEHKVSHSLPHLKFGKLCVDGEKLSVSEDPLVLLKLLAVFYIGDIEFGDAKKFGQLLEFTFLGSSTVRKGSKYLSVDKFMEKMKRESRADDE
- the LOC137396324 gene encoding uncharacterized protein isoform X2, whose amino-acid sequence is MEQFKTLFEEIGDTAAYEILLDNDILDEEVIPDLQPEQLQQLGVGSLGKCMKYLRRLKELVKSVQKNNLPSAAPSVALTLPTPNETASTLGAAVASPPASMPATPRPVVTTPRPVVTTPRPAVSTPSSAVSAISGSPAAEPIASASATAEATVSTPSSSPLFMRAIGEANWSHSHSRPNYDSVVLKVLRQFPDKSDIFKDASYTEDKDCYKVFKRQLSCSVRNKRSYYAKKQKLDQEPAASVTGDIVVRAEALVVSPSKEKRNLWVQNLDTIPQSAVKEMLRPSLSIRKEAFKNMKDGWSGMVVEWPIYGQEAFLIPELELLLNRDLDLDALGKRAEDLFMAACPKETNPNDSGFEKLVIVIGKRLGDKKMLAETPEHKVSHSLPHLKFGKLCVDGEKLSVSEDPLVLLKLLAVFYIGDIEFGDAKKFGQLLEFTFLGSSTVRKGSKYLSVDKFMEKMKRESRADDE
- the LOC137396324 gene encoding uncharacterized protein isoform X1 is translated as MEQFKTLFEEIGDTAAYEILLDNDILDEEVIPDLQPEQLQQLGVGSLGKCMKYLRRLKELVKSVQKNNLPSAAPSVALTLPTPNETASTLGAAVASPPASMPATPRPVVTTPRPVVTTPRPAVSTPSSAVSAISGSPAAEPIASASATAEATVSTPSSSPLFMRELNVPQFTGRETRKMVVQAIGEANWSHSHSRPNYDSVVLKVLRQFPDKSDIFKDASYTEDKDCYKVFKRQLSCSVRNKRSYYAKKQKLDQEPAASVTGDIVVRAEALVVSPSKEKRNLWVQNLDTIPQSAVKEMLRPSLSIRKEAFKNMKDGWSGMVVEWPIYGQEAFLIPELELLLNRDLDLDALGKRAEDLFMAACPKETNPNDSGFEKLVIVIGKRLGDKKMLAETPEHKVSHSLPHLKFGKLCVDGEKLSVSEDPLVLLKLLAVFYIGDIEFGDAKKFGQLLEFTFLGSSTVRKGSKYLSVDKFMEKMKRESRADDE
- the LOC137396324 gene encoding uncharacterized protein isoform X4, producing the protein MEQFKTLFEEIGDTAAYEILLDNDILDEEVIPDLQPEQLQQLGVGSLGKCMKYLRRLKELVKSVQKNNLPSAAPSVALTLPTPNETASTLGAAVASPPASMPATPRPVVTTPRPVVTTPRPAVSTPSSAVSAISGSPAAEPIASASATAEATVSTPSSSPLFMRKVFKRQLSCSVRNKRSYYAKKQKLDQEPAASVTGDIVVRAEALVVSPSKEKRNLWVQNLDTIPQSAVKEMLRPSLSIRKEAFKNMKDGWSGMVVEWPIYGQEAFLIPELELLLNRDLDLDALGKRAEDLFMAACPKETNPNDSGFEKLVIVIGKRLGDKKMLAETPEHKVSHSLPHLKFGKLCVDGEKLSVSEDPLVLLKLLAVFYIGDIEFGDAKKFGQLLEFTFLGSSTVRKGSKYLSVDKFMEKMKRESRADDE